Proteins co-encoded in one Plectropomus leopardus isolate mb chromosome 14, YSFRI_Pleo_2.0, whole genome shotgun sequence genomic window:
- the LOC121953558 gene encoding mitochondrial basic amino acids transporter, whose amino-acid sequence MALDFAAGCVGGAAGVLVGHPFDTVKVRLQVQNVDKPLYRGTFHCFQSIIRQESMLGLYKGIGSPMMGLTFINAIVFGVQGNAMRKLGRDTPLNQFLAGASAGAIQCVICCPMELAKTRMQLQGTGEKKSKRKMYKNSLDCLVRIYKKEGIRGINRGMVTTLLRETPGFGVYFLAYDMWTRSLGCEPEDPYMILKLLFAGGMSGIASWISTYPVDVIKSRLQADGVGGVNQYSGIMDCVRQSLKKEGWRVFTRGLTSTLLRAFPVNATTFATVTLFLMYMRDGEECSIQDSETQSVQLQPLQPQTQPTSM is encoded by the exons ATGGCATTGGACTTCGCTGCGGGCTGCGTAGGAG GTGCTGCTGGTGTTTTGGTCGGACATCCCTTTGACACTGTGAAG GTGAGGCTTCAAGTTCAGAATGTGGACAAACCTCTGTACCGTGGGACATTTCACTGCTTCCAGTCAATCATACGCCAGGAGTCG ATGCTTGGCCTGTACAAAGGCATAGGCTCTCCAATGATGGGCCTGACTTTCATCAACGCCATAGTGTTTGGCGTCCAGGGCAACGCCATGCGCAAGCTTGGCAGGGACACACCTCTGAACCAGTTCCTGGCCGGAGCTTCTGCTGGAGCCATCCAGTGTGTCATTTGCTGTCCAATGGAGCTTGCCAAGACGCGCATGCAGCTGCAAGGGACCGGAGAGAAGAAGTCCAAGAGGAAGATGTATAAGAACTCCCTGGACTGTCTGGTGAGAATCTACAAGAAAGAGGGAATCCGAGGCATCAATCGTGGCATGGTGACCACCCTGCTGCGGGAGACACCTGGCTTCGGTGTGTACTTTCTCGCTTATGACATGTGGACACGTTCCCTGGGCTGTGAGCCAGAAGATCCTTACATGATCCTTAAGCTGTTGTTTGCCGGTGGAATGTCTGGCATCGCTTCCTGGATCTCCACTTATCCTGTGGATGTGATCAAGTCACGTCTTCAGGCGGACGGTGTGGGTGGCGTCAACCAGTACAGCGGCATTATGGACTGTGTCAGGCAGAGCTTAAAGAAGGAGGGGTGGAGGGTGTTCACACGTGGACTCACCTCCACTCTGCTGCGCGCATTCCCAGTGAATGCCACCACATTTGCCACAGTGACTCTATTTTTAATGTACATGCGTGACGGAGAGGAGTGCAGCATTCAGGACTCTGAGACACAGTCTGTCCAGCTGCAGCCTCTGCAGCCACAGACGCAGCCGACCAGCATGTGA